The Dehalogenimonas lykanthroporepellens BL-DC-9 genome includes a window with the following:
- a CDS encoding nicotinate-nucleotide pyrophosphorylase (TIGRFAM: nicotinate-nucleotide pyrophosphorylase~KEGG: det:DET1382 nicotinate-nucleotide pyrophosphorylase~PFAM: Quinolinate phosphoribosyl transferase) has protein sequence MGTHNQIERVIDIALEEDVARGDRTTELIIPPNMGGTAAVIAKEDCLVAGGEIARIAYLKVDQSLQVKIEIQDGNKAKAGDVVMVVTGRVASILKGERVVLNFLSHLSGVATLTAKYVEQVSETGVKIGDTRKTLPGLRLLEKYAVYAAGGQNNRPDLASGILIKDNHLVAMAAKGISIAEGVAKAKEDAKGMKVEIEVQNLEQLRQAIAAEPDRIMLDNMSIEDMKQAVKLVPSSISLEASGGVNLDNVRAIAETGIDLISVGSITHSARAMDFNLEFVTRQPPAQE, from the coding sequence ATGGGAACTCACAACCAGATTGAAAGAGTAATCGATATCGCTCTTGAAGAAGATGTCGCCCGCGGCGACCGAACTACTGAATTGATAATTCCTCCCAATATGGGGGGAACCGCGGCGGTAATTGCCAAGGAAGACTGTCTGGTAGCCGGCGGCGAGATTGCCCGTATCGCCTATCTGAAAGTCGACCAGAGTCTTCAGGTCAAGATAGAAATCCAAGATGGCAACAAAGCCAAAGCCGGCGATGTGGTAATGGTGGTAACCGGCCGCGTAGCCAGCATTCTCAAAGGTGAAAGAGTAGTGTTGAACTTTCTTTCTCACCTGTCCGGAGTGGCTACTCTGACCGCCAAATATGTCGAACAGGTCAGTGAAACAGGGGTGAAGATCGGCGATACCCGAAAAACACTGCCCGGGTTACGCCTGCTTGAAAAATATGCGGTTTACGCCGCCGGCGGTCAGAATAACCGTCCTGACCTGGCCAGTGGCATTCTGATCAAGGACAATCACCTGGTGGCCATGGCCGCCAAGGGTATCAGTATCGCTGAGGGTGTTGCCAAAGCCAAGGAAGATGCCAAGGGAATGAAGGTTGAAATCGAAGTTCAGAATCTGGAACAACTCCGACAGGCTATTGCCGCCGAACCTGACCGTATCATGTTGGATAACATGTCGATTGAAGATATGAAACAGGCAGTAAAGCTGGTACCGTCGTCCATCAGCCTGGAAGCTTCAGGTGGAGTCAATCTCGATAACGTCCGGGCGATTGCGGAAACCGGCATCGATCTCATTTCCGTCGGTTCCATCACTCATTCAGCCAGAGCCATGGATTTCAATCTGGAGTTTGTAACCCGCCAACCCCCCGCTCAGGAATAA
- a CDS encoding diguanylate cyclase and metal dependent phosphohydrolase (SMART: GGDEF domain containing protein; GAF domain protein; metal-dependent phosphohydrolase HD region~TIGRFAM: diguanylate cyclase; metal dependent phophohydrolase~KEGG: deb:DehaBAV1_1191 diguanylate cyclase with GAF sensor~PFAM: GGDEF domain containing protein; GAF domain protein; metal-dependent phosphohydrolase HD sub domain), translated as MTVWATIPLITSLAYLVLLVILLPNLERKIGRALAYFAGTASVWGFTSFMLHLDAPESQSLFWNKLLIIALTWTLVAFFHFIHVYTGKSKAPSLAASYVGLGIIAYLSLSGNIITQVQVTQGLITQTTTPYIWLIALMAVILTILSVLALIRVYRSSARNEQRIPPIIILTGMLISVTAGFTNLSNNPMVYGLPIDQLASLVNLVLITYLIFQHRLVRLNNFNLQKRFSYVLLTPLGLFSLGGLVSITMALNGNTPEILGFNAWAVIPLVASIVYVILLLLVLQDTEKKASRYFAYFLSVAAFWGFSSFMLVFNSEATSGQLQFWNEMVVVAIAWIGVAYYHFVRIYINKTGGIWVYLGYGFTLAILVLALNGVVVSNVSLENGYIVHDIRPWDIIIGSVIAPFVLSSVYMLVRRYRQSTDPVDRNRTIYLILGSGALILLSYLTPFTPALAGLTTDHIGNIINAALIAYAISRFHLLDIKLVARRGITLLVLILGLAGIYGGVLFITLRTFPDIPQITMMVITGVIVTLLALTARPLAHFIAITVDRLFYRENYVHRQELLNFSNRMSYILNLEELSQAILPPLAKALNITHAALLFQNNPAADFNVQYIYPDEHELKNTFRMPTDNPIVEWMDRKNRAISPSQIHSMAEFKGLWQSEKEQLANADLALIHPIKSRDKLVGIIATGHKINGGVYSTEDLELINRISSQAGVIIENAQLFIQANTRANTDELTGLYNHRHFHERVEQEISRGSRFGITFSLILLDLDLFKVYNDIYGHLAGDQLLRKVGQMIQSSIRNIDLPFRYGGEEFAVLLPETRIDDAYRVAERLRKTIEARSSFREMPVTASLGVSNWPNDGLLKEELIHRADTALYRAKRTGRNRTCLASETGGPESLDPGTEPEAQPQALSIIYALAATVDAKDHYTYGHSRKVSEYAVSIAEAMNMPEETVHFIRAAGLLHDIGKIGVPDSILSKPTALDLKEWEPIRTHPELGVEILKHVVDLSKCLPAILHHHEHWDGSGYPHKLKGEAIPLEARILTVADAYDAITSPRPYRDQLSLNEALAELRRCAGTQFDPQLVEVFCQVMQPNNETHDGTERRTDSKIPEPEE; from the coding sequence TTGACCGTCTGGGCTACGATACCACTTATTACGTCATTGGCCTATCTGGTTCTTCTAGTGATACTTCTGCCGAACCTGGAGCGAAAAATCGGCCGGGCTCTGGCATATTTCGCCGGGACAGCTTCGGTTTGGGGTTTTACCTCCTTCATGCTCCACCTCGATGCCCCTGAATCGCAGAGCCTTTTCTGGAACAAGCTTCTTATCATAGCTCTTACCTGGACGCTGGTGGCTTTTTTCCACTTCATCCATGTCTATACCGGTAAGAGCAAAGCCCCATCCCTGGCCGCCAGCTATGTCGGACTGGGCATTATTGCTTACCTGTCACTGAGTGGCAATATCATAACCCAGGTTCAAGTTACTCAGGGACTGATTACCCAGACGACAACACCATATATCTGGCTGATCGCCCTGATGGCAGTCATTCTGACAATCTTGAGTGTTCTGGCACTGATTCGAGTTTACCGCTCGTCTGCCAGAAACGAACAGCGGATACCCCCGATAATAATACTGACCGGCATGTTGATTTCGGTCACCGCCGGTTTCACCAATCTCAGTAATAACCCAATGGTATACGGACTGCCCATAGACCAGCTGGCCAGCCTGGTAAACCTGGTACTGATAACTTACCTCATTTTTCAACACCGTCTTGTCAGACTCAACAATTTCAACCTGCAAAAAAGATTCTCCTACGTTCTGTTGACACCACTGGGTCTGTTTTCCCTGGGAGGACTGGTATCCATTACCATGGCCTTGAACGGTAACACTCCCGAAATCCTCGGCTTCAACGCCTGGGCCGTCATCCCGCTGGTGGCCAGCATAGTTTATGTAATTCTACTATTGCTGGTACTCCAGGACACCGAAAAGAAAGCCAGCCGGTATTTCGCCTATTTTTTGAGTGTGGCCGCCTTCTGGGGATTCAGTTCCTTCATGCTGGTTTTCAACTCCGAAGCCACCTCGGGTCAACTACAGTTCTGGAATGAAATGGTCGTGGTGGCTATCGCCTGGATTGGCGTCGCTTATTACCATTTCGTAAGAATTTACATCAACAAAACCGGCGGAATCTGGGTCTATCTTGGCTACGGCTTTACCCTGGCAATCCTGGTTCTGGCCTTGAACGGGGTGGTGGTGTCGAATGTCAGCCTGGAAAACGGTTATATCGTCCATGATATCAGGCCTTGGGACATCATCATCGGTTCAGTGATAGCGCCATTTGTCCTATCAAGCGTTTACATGCTGGTGCGCCGTTACCGGCAATCTACGGATCCGGTCGACCGTAATCGGACAATTTATCTGATACTGGGTTCCGGAGCCCTTATTCTTTTGAGCTACCTGACACCATTTACTCCGGCTTTGGCTGGCTTGACCACCGACCATATCGGCAACATCATCAATGCCGCTCTGATAGCGTACGCAATCTCCCGTTTCCACCTGCTGGATATCAAGCTGGTTGCCCGGCGGGGCATAACCTTACTGGTGCTAATCCTCGGACTGGCAGGAATTTACGGCGGTGTTTTATTCATAACACTGCGAACCTTTCCTGATATACCTCAGATAACCATGATGGTAATCACCGGGGTCATCGTAACCTTGCTGGCCTTGACCGCCCGACCGCTGGCTCACTTCATCGCCATTACCGTCGACCGTTTGTTCTACCGGGAAAACTATGTTCACCGGCAGGAACTGCTCAATTTTTCCAACCGGATGAGTTATATCCTGAATCTGGAAGAGCTTTCCCAGGCTATACTGCCGCCTCTGGCTAAAGCGTTGAATATCACCCATGCGGCGCTTCTCTTCCAGAACAACCCGGCGGCGGATTTCAATGTCCAGTACATCTACCCGGACGAACATGAACTGAAGAATACCTTCCGAATGCCCACCGACAATCCTATCGTGGAATGGATGGACCGCAAAAACCGGGCCATCTCGCCATCACAAATACACTCCATGGCCGAATTCAAGGGGCTGTGGCAATCAGAAAAAGAGCAGTTGGCCAACGCCGACCTGGCACTCATTCACCCCATCAAGAGCCGGGACAAACTGGTGGGCATTATCGCAACCGGCCACAAGATAAATGGCGGCGTTTATTCAACGGAAGATCTGGAGCTTATCAACCGGATATCATCACAGGCAGGGGTCATCATTGAAAACGCCCAATTGTTCATCCAGGCCAACACCAGAGCCAATACCGATGAATTAACGGGACTGTACAACCACCGCCATTTCCATGAAAGAGTGGAACAGGAAATCAGCCGGGGCAGTCGTTTCGGTATAACGTTTTCATTGATTCTGCTGGATCTGGATCTGTTCAAGGTTTATAACGATATCTACGGCCACCTGGCTGGAGACCAGTTGTTACGCAAAGTCGGCCAGATGATACAGAGTTCCATTCGTAACATTGACCTGCCTTTCCGTTACGGCGGCGAGGAATTTGCCGTCCTGCTTCCGGAAACCCGCATCGATGACGCTTACCGGGTTGCCGAACGTCTGCGCAAGACCATCGAAGCCCGTTCCAGTTTCCGGGAAATGCCGGTTACCGCCAGCCTCGGAGTGTCCAACTGGCCGAATGATGGTCTGTTGAAGGAAGAATTGATTCATCGAGCCGATACCGCCTTATATCGGGCCAAACGGACAGGACGCAACCGTACCTGCCTGGCATCGGAAACAGGGGGACCGGAGTCTCTTGACCCGGGCACAGAACCGGAAGCCCAGCCGCAGGCGCTTTCCATCATCTACGCGCTGGCGGCCACCGTGGATGCCAAGGACCATTACACCTACGGGCATTCCCGAAAAGTGAGCGAATACGCTGTATCCATTGCCGAAGCAATGAACATGCCGGAAGAAACTGTACATTTCATTCGAGCGGCCGGTCTGCTCCATGATATCGGTAAGATCGGCGTGCCCGATTCCATTCTTTCCAAACCAACTGCGCTGGACCTCAAGGAATGGGAACCAATTCGCACCCACCCGGAACTGGGGGTGGAAATTCTGAAACATGTGGTGGACCTGTCGAAATGCCTGCCGGCTATCCTTCATCACCACGAACACTGGGACGGAAGCGGGTATCCCCACAAACTGAAGGGAGAAGCCATACCGCTGGAGGCCCGCATACTGACCGTTGCTGACGCTTATGATGCCATTACTTCGCCCAGACCTTACCGAGACCAGTTGTCGCTGAATGAGGCTCTGGCAGAACTGCGAAGATGTGCCGGAACCCAGTTCGACCCGCAGTTGGTTGAAGTCTTCTGCCAGGTTATGCAACCGAACAACGAAACGCATGACGGTACTGAACGTCGCACGGACAGCAAAATACCCGAGCCGGAAGAATAA
- a CDS encoding L-aspartate oxidase (KEGG: deb:DehaBAV1_1193 L-aspartate oxidase~TIGRFAM: L-aspartate oxidase~PFAM: fumarate reductase/succinate dehydrogenase flavoprotein domain protein) — MATYDYIIVGSGIAGLYTALLASRYGSVLIVTKGSIEECNTRFAQGGIAAAIGAGDSPELHYQDTMKAGAGLSDARAVRILVDEAAEGIKSLIELGVPFDTVEGEVALTLEAAHSIPRILHAGGDATGRHIEETLSAQVRAKDIPIIEHCLVSSLVVDRGRACGVKTLTRDGQERRLSCRCLILASGGAGRLYSLTTNPEIATGDGVALAYRAGADIQDMEFFQFHPTALKINGVPPFLISESVRGEGGLLRNVDGRRFMPDYSEQAELAARDIVSRAIVSEMSKSGTDHVLLDVTHLPEALVLARFPQIYRHCLAQGLDITRDLIPVAPAAHYMIGGVRVDEWGASSLPGLYAAGEVACTGVHGANRLASNSLLEVLVFARRIVDHSRSKISRKSGLPPTSRLRLADITPHEVLSLPDREELQSLMWQHAGILREEASLNETAGRLAGWEAAVRSSAPFDRESWELANLILTGRLLVEAALNRRESRGAHFRIDYPIPSDAWRHHVVFNVT; from the coding sequence TTGGCAACATACGATTATATAATCGTCGGTTCAGGCATTGCCGGTCTCTATACCGCGCTATTGGCTTCCCGCTACGGTTCTGTTCTCATTGTAACCAAGGGTAGTATCGAAGAATGCAATACCCGATTCGCTCAGGGGGGCATTGCCGCCGCTATCGGTGCCGGGGATTCTCCGGAGTTGCATTACCAGGATACCATGAAAGCCGGGGCCGGCCTGAGTGACGCCCGTGCCGTGCGGATTCTGGTTGACGAAGCCGCTGAAGGTATCAAGTCCCTGATCGAACTCGGTGTGCCCTTTGATACCGTTGAAGGTGAAGTCGCCCTGACCCTGGAAGCGGCTCATTCGATACCCAGAATTCTTCATGCCGGTGGTGATGCCACCGGGCGTCACATCGAAGAAACCCTCTCGGCGCAGGTTCGAGCCAAAGACATTCCCATCATCGAGCACTGCCTGGTGAGTTCACTTGTCGTCGACCGGGGCCGGGCGTGCGGTGTGAAAACGCTCACCAGGGACGGACAGGAACGCCGGTTGTCATGCCGTTGCCTGATTCTGGCTTCCGGGGGCGCCGGACGGCTCTACAGCCTGACCACCAATCCTGAAATCGCCACCGGTGATGGTGTGGCTCTGGCCTATCGCGCCGGAGCCGATATCCAGGATATGGAGTTTTTTCAGTTTCACCCGACAGCTCTTAAGATAAACGGAGTGCCGCCTTTTCTCATTTCGGAATCCGTTCGTGGCGAGGGTGGTCTCCTGCGAAATGTCGATGGGCGTCGGTTTATGCCCGATTATTCCGAACAGGCCGAACTGGCCGCTCGGGATATTGTTTCGCGGGCGATTGTCTCGGAAATGTCTAAAAGCGGTACCGACCATGTCCTGCTGGATGTAACCCATCTGCCTGAGGCACTGGTGCTTGCCCGCTTCCCTCAGATATACCGTCATTGTCTGGCTCAGGGTCTGGATATTACCCGTGACCTGATACCGGTTGCTCCGGCGGCTCACTACATGATCGGCGGTGTTCGGGTCGATGAATGGGGCGCTTCTTCCCTGCCGGGTCTTTACGCCGCCGGAGAGGTTGCCTGTACCGGAGTTCACGGCGCCAATCGTCTGGCCTCTAATTCTCTTTTGGAAGTGCTGGTTTTCGCGCGACGAATCGTCGATCATTCTCGTTCTAAAATCTCCAGGAAGTCCGGTTTACCCCCGACGAGCCGTCTGCGACTTGCCGACATCACGCCGCATGAGGTACTATCTTTACCCGACAGGGAGGAACTGCAAAGCCTGATGTGGCAACACGCCGGTATCCTCAGAGAGGAGGCCTCTTTGAATGAAACCGCCGGCAGGTTGGCCGGTTGGGAGGCGGCAGTCAGAAGTTCAGCCCCATTCGACAGGGAAAGCTGGGAGCTGGCCAACCTGATTCTAACCGGCAGGTTGCTGGTTGAAGCGGCGCTTAACCGGCGTGAAAGCCGGGGAGCCCATTTCCGGATCGATTATCCGATCCCTTCGGATGCCTGGCGGCACCATGTTGTATTTAACGTCACCTGA
- a CDS encoding preprotein translocase, YajC subunit (KEGG: dev:DhcVS_1165 preprotein translocase subunit~TIGRFAM: preprotein translocase, YajC subunit~PFAM: YajC family protein) has translation MNDETLTLLGFMVLMFVGFYFLIIRPQQKRQKKQQQMLSELKRGDRIVTIGGIYGEIETIDEKTLVIKTESGSLLRLVRGGVAMKQEQEESTS, from the coding sequence ATGAACGACGAAACTCTGACACTTCTTGGGTTTATGGTGCTGATGTTTGTTGGGTTCTATTTTCTGATTATCCGGCCTCAGCAGAAACGTCAGAAAAAGCAACAGCAGATGTTGTCCGAATTGAAGCGGGGTGACCGAATTGTCACCATCGGCGGTATTTACGGTGAAATCGAGACTATCGATGAAAAGACCCTGGTCATCAAGACCGAATCCGGGTCTCTGCTTCGTCTGGTAAGGGGTGGCGTGGCCATGAAACAGGAACAGGAAGAATCCACGTCCTAG
- a CDS encoding transposase mutator type (KEGG: sth:STH2289 transposase~manually curated~PFAM: transposase mutator type) — protein sequence MAKDRMTLLELLRKSGSDGDLDFLREGVKMLAEAVMELEVKQKTGAEKHERSDGRLTYRNGYRGRIWDTRAGTIPLAIPRLRDGSYFPSLLEPRRRAEHALLAVIQEAYVLGVSTRKVESLVQSLGLNGVSKSEVSRICGALDDEVERWRHRPLLWRYPYLWLDATYVKVRDSGRVVSQAVIIAYGVRETGEREIIGLEVGPSEDGVFWKEFLRGLVSRGLSGVMLVISDAHLGLKEAISTVLTGVSWQRCRVHFMRNALARVPRGAQAMVSAAIRTIFAQPDRDSACSQLRRVADNLRLRFGPVADQLEEAEPDILAYTAFPREHWRQLYSTNPLERLNKEIKRRSNVVGIFPNSKSVIRLIGAVLMEQQDEWEVGRRYFSLDSMKKTLEGAQEEPLIMALQA from the coding sequence ATGGCCAAAGACAGGATGACACTTTTGGAACTGCTACGCAAGTCAGGAAGCGACGGTGATCTTGATTTTCTGAGAGAAGGGGTGAAGATGTTGGCTGAAGCGGTCATGGAGCTTGAGGTTAAGCAGAAGACCGGAGCTGAGAAACATGAGCGCAGTGACGGTCGTTTAACCTACCGTAACGGCTACCGGGGGCGTATCTGGGACACCCGGGCCGGCACGATACCTCTGGCGATTCCCCGGTTGCGGGACGGCAGTTATTTTCCCAGCTTACTCGAGCCCCGGCGCCGGGCGGAACATGCCTTGCTGGCGGTAATCCAGGAAGCCTATGTATTGGGCGTCAGCACCCGCAAGGTGGAATCTCTGGTTCAGTCACTGGGGCTTAACGGGGTCAGTAAGAGCGAAGTATCGCGAATATGCGGGGCTCTGGACGATGAAGTGGAGCGATGGCGCCACCGGCCGTTATTATGGCGTTATCCCTATCTGTGGCTGGACGCAACCTACGTCAAGGTCAGGGATTCAGGGCGGGTGGTCAGTCAGGCGGTAATTATCGCCTACGGCGTCCGGGAAACCGGGGAACGCGAGATCATCGGGCTTGAGGTCGGCCCCAGTGAAGACGGTGTATTCTGGAAAGAGTTTCTGCGGGGGCTGGTTAGCCGTGGTTTGAGCGGGGTGATGCTGGTAATCAGTGATGCTCATCTGGGGCTGAAGGAAGCCATCAGCACGGTACTCACCGGGGTATCGTGGCAACGCTGCCGGGTGCACTTCATGCGCAATGCGCTGGCCAGAGTGCCGCGGGGCGCCCAGGCTATGGTATCTGCCGCTATCCGGACCATTTTCGCTCAACCTGACCGCGATAGCGCTTGCAGCCAACTCCGCCGGGTAGCCGATAACCTCAGACTCCGATTCGGTCCTGTGGCCGACCAATTGGAAGAGGCAGAACCGGATATCCTGGCCTATACCGCCTTCCCGCGGGAACACTGGCGGCAACTGTACTCTACTAATCCCCTGGAGAGACTGAATAAGGAAATCAAGCGCCGCAGTAATGTGGTCGGCATCTTTCCCAACAGCAAATCGGTGATCAGGCTGATTGGGGCGGTACTGATGGAACAGCAGGACGAGTGGGAGGTCGGACGACGCTACTTTTCTTTGGATTCGATGAAGAAAACGCTGGAAGGGGCGCAGGAGGAACCCCTTATCATGGCTTTACAAGCATAA